In Etheostoma spectabile isolate EspeVRDwgs_2016 chromosome 20, UIUC_Espe_1.0, whole genome shotgun sequence, the following are encoded in one genomic region:
- the atp6v1c2 gene encoding V-type proton ATPase subunit C 1-B, which produces MTDFWFISVPLDKTSLTSVEKLKHIIAKTNLASCCKFSIPDLKVGILDSLLSVSDDLSKLDTLTESVIKKTHQTMREVMEQSSDKVLENTLANGVELMSYMTKFQWDKAKYPTALPLSSLTDIINKEVSQMETELKSRAAAYNSVKMSLQSLEHKLDGTLQTRSLNDIVKKEDLVVSEYLTTLLVVVTRGSYLQWERTYESLSEFVVPRSSRKLYEDGEGGLFSVTLFKRAVGEFKAKAQESKFTVRDYSFDMEAKKQQEMKKHSVHKKEQYGIFVRWLKVNFSEVFVAWIHLKAMRVFVESVLRYGLPVNYQALVLHTDKKHSKKLRAELASLFIHLDPTATAGKTEVSCDIPGLCQHEYLSYICFHINTNLLEIS; this is translated from the exons ATGACAGACTTTTGGTTTATTTCTGTCCCTCTGGACAAGACCAGTTTAACCAGTGTAGAGAAACTCAAGCACATAATTGCCAAAACTAACCTGGCCTCGTGCTGCAAGTTCTCCATTCCAGATCTCAAG GTGGGAATACTGGACAGTCTTCTCAGCGTGTCAGATGATCTGTCCAAGCTCGACACACTGACTGAAag tgtgattaaaaaaacacatcagacTATGAGGGAGGTGATGGAGCAGTCCAGTGACAAAGTGCTGGAAAACACCTTAGCCAATGGAG TGGAGCTGATGAGCTACATGACCAAGTTTCAGTGGGACAAAGCCAAGTATCCCACAgctctgcctctctccagcctgaCAGACATCATCAACAAG GAAGTTTCCCAGATGGAGACGGAATTAAAATCTCGAGCTGCGGCGTATAACAGTGTGAAAATGAGCTTGCAAAGCCTCGAGCACAAACTAGA TGGGACTTTGCAAACTCGCAGTCTGAATGACATAGTCaagaaggaagacctggtggTCTCAGAGTACCTCACCACTCTACTGGTAGTGGTGACCAG AGGGAGCTACTTGCAGTGGGAGAGGACCTATGAGTCTTTGTCAGAGTTTGTGGTTCCACGGTCCAGCAG GAAGCTGTACGAGGATGGAGAGGGAGGCCTTTTCTCAGTTACACTTTTCAAAAGAGCTGTGGGTGAATTCAAAGCCAAAGCCCAGGAGAGCAA GTTCACCGTGCGCGACTACAGCTTTGATATGGAGGCGAAGAAGCAGCAGGAGATGAAGAAACATAGTGTTCACAAGAAGGAACAATAT GGAATCTTCGTGCGTTGGCTTAAGGTGAATTTCAGTGAGGTGTTTGTTGCTTGGATTCACTTGAAAGCAATGAGGGTGTTTGTGGAATCAGTCCTCAG GTATGGATTACCGGTGAACTATCAGGCTCTTGTGCTGCACACGGACAAGAAGCATTCAAAGAAACTGAGAGCAGAACTCGCCTCCCTCTTCATACATCTGGACCCCACTGCCACTGCCGGCAAGACAGAG GTAAGCTGTGATATCCCAGGACTCTGTCAGCATGAGTACTTGTCCTACATCTGCTTCCATATCAACACCAATCTGCTGGAGATCAGCTAG
- the kcnf1b gene encoding potassium voltage-gated channel subfamily F member 1: MWTVPKPKYRTGLCAEGEIAVNIGGVHVVLFGEVLNRYPESRLTELLNCSTQNHEVISSLCDDFDPCRKEFYFDRDPDAFKCIIDVYYFDEIHIKPGICPICFIKEMEFWKIDQNVLDECCKSYLSEKEEELTEIAHKVKVILEDLEVDECITRSQRCQRFLWRLMEKPGSSLPARIIAIASFLSVLVSAVVMCVGTIPELQVTDVEGKLVEHPILEGIETTCMLWFTAEYFLRLASSPNKLHFALSFMNVIDFMAIMPFYVVLSLTYLGTTSMMELTNVQQAVQALRIMRIARIFKLARHSSGLQTLTYALKKSLKELGLLLMYMGVGIFVFSALAYTMEQNHPETLFRSIPQSFWWAIITMTTVGYGDIYPKTTLGKCNAAVSFLCGVIAIALPIHPIINNFVVFYNKQKVLETAAKHEVELMELKSGKDARRESRN, translated from the coding sequence ATGTGGACAGTTCCGAAGCCAAAATATAGAACTGGGTTGTGTGCCGAGGGGGAGATTGCTGTAAACATTGGCGGAGTCCATGTGGTGCTTTTTGGGGAGGTTTTGAACCGCTACCCGGAGAGCAGACTAACGGAATTGTTGAACTGCTCAACCCAGAACCATGAAGTTATCTCGTCGCTTTGTGATGACTTCGATCCATGCAGAAAAGAGTTTTACTTTGACCGAGATCCTGACGCCTTCAAGTGCATCATCGACGTGTACTACTTTGATGAAATCCACATCAAACCCGGCATTTGCCCCATATGTTTCATCAAGGAGATGGAGTTCTGGAAAATAGACCAAAATGTTTTGGACGAGTGCTGTAAAAGTTACCTAAgtgagaaggaggaggagctgaCAGAGATTGCACACAAAGTGAAAGTGATCCTGGAGGATCTGGAGGTGGATGAGTGCATTACGCGCAGCCAGCGGTGCCAGAGGTTCCTGTGGAGGCTGATGGAGAAGCCGGGTTCATCCCTGCCGGCGCGAATCATTGCCATCGCATCCTTCCTCTCTGTCCTGGTCTCGGCGGTGGTGATGTGCGTGGGGACCATCCCGGAGCTCCAAGTGACGGACGTGGAGGGAAAACTGGTGGAGCACCCGATCCTGGAGGGGATTGAGACCACCTGCATGTTATGGTTCACCGCGGAGTACTTCCTGCGTCTCGCCTCCTCTCCTAACAAGCTGCACTTTGCGCTCTCCTTCATGAACGTCATTGACTTCATGGCCATCATGCCGTTCTACGTGGTCCTGTCCCTCACTTACCTTGGCACCACGTCCATGATGGAGCTGACTAACGTCCAGCAAGCGGTGCAGGCATTGCGCATCATGCGTATCGCGCGTATTTTCAAGCTCGCGCGCCACTCCTCCGGGCTGCAGACTCTGACCTACGCACTCAAGAAGAGTCTAAAGGAGCTGGGGCTGCTCCTCATGTACATGGGCGTGGGGATCTTTGTGTTCTCGGCGCTGGCATACACCATGGAGCAAAACCACCCAGAGACCCTTTTCAGAAGCATCCCGCAGTCTTTCTGGTGGGCCATCATCACCATGACCACGGTGGGCTACGGAGACATCTACCCCAAAACCACGCTCGGGAAGTGCAACGCAGCCGTGAGCTTTCTGTGCGGGGTAATAGCCATCGCATTGCCCATCCACCCCATCATTAATAACTTTGTGGTCTTCTACAATAAGCAAAAAGTGTTGGAGACCGCGGCGAAGCACGAGGTGGAGCTGATGGAGCTGAAGTCTGGCAAGGATGCGCGCAGAGAAAGCAGGAATTAA